Proteins encoded by one window of Mesorhizobium sp. INR15:
- a CDS encoding aminotransferase class III-fold pyridoxal phosphate-dependent enzyme: protein MLERDAAGMDALGETGQPLPRARAEAAPPESHLSPAQRASHEAREGTGWDWLTGPIWTIRLLVGAGACAVGYAAQRVTRVTPVQELRGLWLCRFLVGMGPLAIKVGQLLGAQVDLLPPQMLKQVRELQDNVPATAPERLNRLLATTVDGGIGQLFATWQNTPVASASIAQVHKASLPSGEIVAVKIVRPGVRGQLRDTLSALRLLARMAQLVSRRARQLNLIAHIQELEVILIEQTDMRIEAAHQDRIRANFSGHPHVRVPAPIRALCTRDMLVMEWMDGIRGLQSHEVQVPPAVLAWRLQDAFYTMVYLHGFFHADPHPGNVMFSSKGEIILLDFGLVGELTEEQKWGLSSFYYAAIRKEWQNAVDRFTRHFVVNGEAALGNAAYRSRLLLTLRTHFEERTRKWSTVGFVADANDVLRKHGLRFTTVFTKIVLAFLSGEGFVTLIDPRIDIWANARRFTDRASPYMSDAVQGRFEAWFGDTMAGSLRWRERADRSLVAPTHLDRYMVPNIHPLFIRRAHGSRLEDIDGHEYIDLQCGFGAQYLGHAHPVVAEAIARAAEAGSLNAIGNCAEVELAEELAGALPSIERVIFANSGTEAVLQALRLCKAARGRAKVAKFEGHYHGFSDQGIVSSWFVFSGPANRPRAATGMPGTDRATAERTLVLQYGYMEELDRLSREADDLACVICEPYPAAGGDIDVAFLRALRGLCDRHGIPLIFDEVVSGFRVAFGGAQALAGVEPDLTCLGKIIGGGLPCGAVGGRRALVDLAKSSHDPFRDFEQKVFVGGTMSGNSITCAAGLAAVRHLRDNRHIYADVDGKSRRLGKELAAVAAEAGVAYQVGAARSIITMSFDHRKPRLVREQQTGGNYRANLALAYYMRQHGVYMSELHTMLLCAAHSDDDIDRTVEAFAGSLRDMMNDGLFVT from the coding sequence ATGCTTGAGCGCGACGCAGCCGGCATGGATGCGCTCGGCGAAACCGGGCAACCGTTGCCGCGCGCGAGGGCCGAGGCCGCGCCGCCGGAAAGCCACCTGTCCCCGGCGCAGCGCGCCAGCCATGAAGCGCGTGAAGGTACCGGCTGGGATTGGCTGACAGGTCCGATCTGGACGATCCGCTTGCTGGTCGGCGCCGGTGCATGCGCTGTTGGCTACGCGGCGCAGCGCGTGACGCGGGTCACGCCGGTCCAGGAGCTGCGCGGGCTGTGGCTGTGCCGCTTCCTGGTCGGGATGGGTCCGCTGGCCATCAAGGTCGGCCAGCTGCTGGGCGCGCAGGTCGACCTTTTGCCGCCTCAAATGCTGAAGCAGGTGCGCGAACTCCAGGACAATGTCCCCGCGACCGCCCCCGAGAGGCTGAACCGGCTTCTGGCCACTACGGTGGATGGCGGCATTGGGCAGCTGTTCGCCACCTGGCAAAACACGCCAGTCGCCAGCGCATCGATCGCGCAAGTGCACAAGGCGTCACTGCCGTCGGGCGAGATCGTGGCCGTCAAGATCGTCCGGCCCGGTGTGCGCGGCCAACTGCGCGACACGCTGTCCGCCTTGCGGCTGCTGGCGCGCATGGCGCAGCTCGTCTCGCGGCGCGCCCGCCAGCTCAATCTCATCGCTCACATTCAAGAACTCGAGGTAATCCTGATCGAGCAGACCGACATGCGCATCGAGGCCGCGCATCAGGACCGCATCCGGGCCAATTTTTCCGGCCATCCGCATGTCCGGGTTCCGGCGCCGATCAGGGCGCTGTGCACGCGCGACATGCTGGTGATGGAATGGATGGATGGCATTCGCGGGCTGCAATCCCATGAGGTCCAGGTGCCTCCGGCCGTGCTCGCATGGCGTTTGCAGGATGCCTTCTACACGATGGTCTACCTGCATGGCTTCTTCCATGCCGACCCACATCCCGGCAATGTCATGTTCTCGTCCAAGGGCGAAATCATCCTGCTCGACTTCGGCCTGGTCGGCGAGCTCACCGAGGAGCAGAAATGGGGGCTGTCGTCGTTCTACTACGCGGCGATCCGCAAGGAATGGCAAAACGCCGTGGACCGCTTCACCAGGCATTTTGTCGTCAATGGCGAGGCAGCCCTTGGCAATGCCGCCTATCGCTCCAGACTGCTGCTGACCCTCAGAACGCATTTTGAGGAGCGCACGCGGAAATGGTCCACCGTCGGCTTCGTCGCCGACGCCAACGACGTGCTGCGCAAGCACGGGCTTCGGTTCACAACGGTCTTCACCAAGATCGTGCTGGCTTTCCTTTCAGGCGAAGGCTTTGTCACGCTGATCGATCCACGGATCGATATTTGGGCCAATGCCCGCCGCTTCACCGACCGCGCCAGCCCCTACATGAGCGATGCCGTCCAGGGCCGTTTCGAGGCATGGTTCGGCGACACGATGGCGGGATCGCTGCGCTGGCGGGAACGAGCCGACCGATCACTGGTCGCGCCGACACATCTCGACCGCTACATGGTTCCCAACATCCATCCGCTGTTCATCCGGCGGGCGCATGGCAGCCGGCTGGAGGACATTGACGGTCACGAATACATCGATCTGCAATGCGGCTTCGGCGCACAATATCTCGGCCACGCGCACCCTGTGGTGGCGGAGGCGATCGCGCGGGCCGCCGAAGCCGGCTCGCTCAACGCCATCGGCAATTGCGCGGAGGTCGAACTGGCCGAGGAACTGGCCGGCGCGCTGCCGTCGATCGAGCGTGTCATATTCGCCAATTCGGGCACCGAGGCCGTGTTGCAGGCGCTGCGCCTGTGCAAGGCGGCGCGCGGCCGCGCCAAGGTGGCGAAATTCGAGGGCCACTATCACGGGTTTTCAGACCAGGGCATCGTCAGCAGCTGGTTCGTGTTCTCCGGCCCGGCAAACCGCCCGCGAGCGGCGACCGGCATGCCGGGTACCGACCGCGCCACTGCGGAACGCACCTTGGTCCTGCAATATGGCTACATGGAAGAGCTCGACCGGCTGAGCCGCGAAGCGGACGACCTGGCCTGCGTCATCTGCGAGCCCTACCCGGCGGCGGGCGGGGACATCGATGTGGCCTTTCTGCGGGCGTTGCGCGGCTTGTGCGACCGCCACGGCATTCCGCTGATCTTCGACGAAGTGGTCAGCGGCTTCCGGGTGGCATTCGGCGGCGCCCAGGCGCTGGCCGGTGTCGAGCCCGACCTGACCTGCCTCGGCAAGATCATTGGCGGCGGCCTGCCATGCGGAGCGGTCGGCGGCCGGCGCGCGCTTGTCGATCTGGCCAAGAGTTCGCACGACCCGTTCAGGGATTTCGAGCAAAAAGTATTCGTTGGCGGAACGATGAGCGGCAACTCCATAACCTGTGCCGCCGGCCTGGCGGCCGTGCGTCACCTCCGCGACAACCGGCATATCTACGCCGATGTGGATGGCAAGAGCCGCAGGCTGGGCAAGGAACTCGCCGCCGTGGCCGCCGAGGCCGGCGTCGCCTATCAGGTGGGCGCCGCGCGATCGATCATCACCATGAGCTTCGACCACCGCAAGCCGCGCCTGGTGCGCGAGCAGCAGACCGGCGGCAACTACCGCGCCAATCTCGCGCTCGCCTATTACATGCGCCAGCACGGCGTCTACATGTCGGAACTGCACACGATGCTGCTTTGCGCCGCGCATAGCGACGACGACATCGATCGGACGGTCGAGGCGTTCGCCGGCAGCCTGCGCGACATGATGAATGACGGACTTTTCGTAACTTAG
- a CDS encoding Rieske 2Fe-2S domain-containing protein produces MENAWYCAAWSHELPRGGALLGRKLLNRHIALFRDSQGKPHAFNAVCPHRGADLSRGRVIGDRVECPMHGWVFDLDGQCVAVPSQPDDVKLPRACTPSYLTAESQGAIWIWVGAKRQGLPEPPCHDVWGEAPDRRRHFSKPQLWTCSFVNAVENLIDTTHVPFVHKSSLGGTRLYPRQKLVVDDDLRGFAGQDDPQSPWQRIEAAYAIGGLPGRVVTGLVGIGDIAGEHYRFDLGGSFYYQVDWRTGAWDVLLAHCTPADALHTWFFGLSVRTRATHWLGDLLQRWFDRRLCQEDEAEVTKMLSNDPELLPAPVSVAGDEPTLAFHRLYAYQLSRQDA; encoded by the coding sequence TTGGAAAATGCTTGGTATTGCGCCGCATGGTCGCACGAATTGCCACGCGGGGGCGCCCTGCTCGGCCGAAAACTTCTCAACCGGCACATCGCGCTGTTTCGCGACAGCCAGGGCAAGCCGCACGCATTCAACGCCGTGTGCCCGCACCGTGGCGCCGATCTGTCTCGCGGCCGGGTCATCGGCGACAGGGTCGAGTGCCCGATGCATGGCTGGGTCTTCGATCTGGACGGCCAATGCGTCGCGGTGCCGTCGCAGCCCGACGATGTCAAACTCCCCCGCGCCTGCACACCCTCATACCTCACGGCGGAATCGCAGGGCGCAATCTGGATCTGGGTGGGTGCAAAGCGCCAAGGCTTGCCTGAACCGCCGTGCCACGACGTCTGGGGCGAAGCTCCGGACCGCCGCCGGCATTTCAGCAAGCCGCAATTGTGGACATGCTCCTTCGTCAACGCCGTCGAAAACCTGATCGACACCACCCACGTGCCGTTCGTGCATAAATCGAGCCTCGGCGGCACCCGCCTCTATCCCCGGCAGAAACTGGTTGTCGACGACGATCTCCGCGGCTTTGCCGGCCAGGATGATCCGCAAAGCCCGTGGCAGCGGATAGAGGCCGCCTATGCCATTGGCGGCCTCCCCGGGCGTGTGGTGACGGGTCTGGTCGGCATTGGCGATATCGCCGGCGAGCACTACCGTTTCGATCTCGGCGGTTCGTTCTACTACCAGGTCGATTGGCGCACAGGCGCCTGGGATGTGCTGCTGGCGCATTGCACGCCGGCGGATGCCTTGCACACCTGGTTCTTCGGCCTGTCGGTGAGGACGCGCGCCACGCATTGGCTGGGCGACCTGCTGCAGCGGTGGTTCGATCGGCGCCTGTGCCAGGAGGACGAGGCGGAGGTGACGAAGATGCTCTCCAATGACCCTGAATTGCTGCCCGCACCCGTCAGCGTCGCCGGCGACGAGCCGACCCTCGCCTTCCACCGCCTCTATGCATACCAGCTAAGCCGGCAAGATGCTTGA
- a CDS encoding DUF1236 domain-containing protein: MKAYLSSAAVALVLLGGIGAAVAEDVIVVQPEQETVVREYVKKQPLASVNLLGVELKLGSPVPDTVELREVPNVKYRVAVINDQTVLVDPETHQIVAVLH; this comes from the coding sequence ATGAAAGCTTACCTTTCGAGTGCGGCAGTTGCCTTGGTTCTGTTGGGCGGCATCGGCGCTGCGGTTGCTGAAGACGTCATCGTGGTTCAGCCAGAACAGGAAACCGTGGTGCGTGAGTATGTCAAGAAGCAGCCTTTGGCATCCGTCAACCTTCTTGGTGTTGAACTCAAGCTTGGTTCGCCAGTGCCAGATACGGTCGAGTTGCGTGAAGTGCCCAACGTTAAATACCGCGTGGCGGTTATCAACGACCAGACTGTCTTGGTCGACCCCGAGACCCATCAGATCGTCGCAGTCCTGCATTGA
- a CDS encoding sulfotransferase family protein, with translation MTLKLIGAGFGRTGTWSTFAALNKLGLPSYHMQEVIMNKANKGHLDFWRKVANSPPGTQQDWNQVFANYTATVDNPGCCVWRELMAAYPDAKVLLTLHPRGAEAWYESTIDTIYFTENVWQFKILEWLTPFGRKMGDMSRKLVWGRTLAGVMGDRDKAVARYLSYIDEVKAAVPPEKLLVFKVSEGWAPLCDFLGVAQPNEPFPNLNDRETIKKIIADIIKGSYIMLGLAIAAIAVVLGGLWWWLG, from the coding sequence ATGACGCTCAAACTCATCGGGGCCGGTTTCGGCCGAACCGGCACGTGGTCGACCTTTGCCGCGCTGAACAAGCTCGGCCTGCCAAGCTACCACATGCAGGAAGTGATCATGAACAAGGCCAACAAAGGCCATCTCGACTTCTGGCGCAAGGTTGCCAACAGCCCGCCCGGCACCCAGCAGGACTGGAACCAGGTGTTCGCCAACTACACCGCGACGGTCGACAATCCCGGCTGCTGCGTATGGCGCGAACTGATGGCCGCCTATCCCGACGCCAAGGTGCTGCTCACCCTGCACCCGCGCGGCGCCGAGGCCTGGTATGAAAGCACCATCGACACGATCTACTTCACCGAGAATGTCTGGCAGTTCAAGATCCTGGAATGGTTGACGCCGTTCGGCCGGAAAATGGGCGACATGTCGCGCAAGCTGGTCTGGGGCCGCACGCTCGCCGGCGTGATGGGCGACCGCGACAAGGCCGTGGCGCGCTATCTCTCCTATATCGACGAAGTGAAGGCCGCCGTGCCGCCGGAAAAGCTGCTGGTGTTCAAGGTCAGCGAAGGCTGGGCGCCGCTGTGCGACTTCCTCGGCGTGGCGCAACCCAACGAGCCCTTCCCCAATCTCAACGACCGCGAGACGATCAAGAAGATCATCGCCGACATCATCAAGGGCTCCTACATCATGCTCGGGCTGGCTATCGCCGCGATCGCGGTGGTGCTTGGCGGGTTGTGGTGGTGGCTGGGGTAG
- the yghU gene encoding glutathione-dependent disulfide-bond oxidoreductase, whose amino-acid sequence MTEYTPPKVWTWNKPSGGTFASINRPIAGPTHDKELPVGKHPLQLYSLATPNGVKVTIMLEELLARGHKGAEYDAWLIRINDGDQFGSGFVGVNPNSKIPALLDRGEPKPVRVFESGSILTYLAEKFGEFLPTERAARAEALSWLFWQMGSAPYLGGGFGHFYAYAPTKIEYAIDRFSMETKRQMDVLDRRLAETEYLGGSDYTIADMAVWPWYGGLALGRMYNDSGEFLQVQDYKHVQRWAAAIDERPAVKRGRMVNRAFGDPSMQLHERHDASDFDTSTQDKLADAAE is encoded by the coding sequence ATGACCGAATATACCCCGCCAAAAGTCTGGACCTGGAACAAGCCCAGTGGTGGCACCTTTGCCAGCATCAACCGTCCGATCGCCGGCCCGACGCATGACAAGGAGCTGCCGGTCGGCAAGCATCCGCTGCAGCTTTATTCGCTGGCGACGCCGAATGGCGTCAAGGTGACGATCATGCTGGAGGAGCTTCTGGCGCGCGGCCACAAGGGCGCCGAGTACGACGCCTGGCTGATCAGGATCAATGATGGCGACCAGTTCGGCAGCGGCTTCGTTGGCGTCAATCCCAATTCCAAGATCCCTGCCCTGCTTGACCGCGGCGAACCCAAGCCGGTGCGCGTCTTCGAGTCAGGTTCGATCCTGACTTATCTGGCGGAAAAGTTCGGCGAATTCCTGCCCACCGAACGGGCGGCGCGGGCGGAAGCCTTGTCGTGGCTGTTCTGGCAGATGGGCTCGGCGCCGTATCTCGGCGGCGGCTTCGGCCATTTCTATGCTTATGCGCCAACCAAGATCGAATATGCCATCGACCGCTTTTCCATGGAAACCAAGCGCCAGATGGACGTGCTGGACCGCCGGCTGGCCGAGACCGAATATCTCGGCGGCAGCGACTACACGATCGCCGATATGGCGGTGTGGCCCTGGTATGGCGGACTGGCGCTCGGCCGCATGTACAATGACTCCGGCGAGTTCCTGCAGGTGCAGGACTACAAGCACGTGCAGCGCTGGGCCGCGGCCATCGACGAGCGTCCGGCCGTGAAGCGTGGCCGCATGGTCAACCGCGCCTTTGGCGACCCTTCCATGCAACTGCATGAGCGCCACGACGCCAGCGATTTCGACACCAGCACGCAGGACAAGCTGGCCGACGCTGCGGAATAG
- a CDS encoding S1C family serine protease: protein MTINPNPRSVVAVRATVPEDAFTAGALGTRREGSGVVIRDNGLVLTIGYLITEAEEVWLTSHDGRVIPAHALAYDQETGFGLVQALAPLGLPAVQLGDAAMAKIGDAVVLTDGIGQSVEAKIVTKQEFAGYWEYLLEEAIFIAPAHPSWGGAALFGPDGKLLGIGSLRLQMSRNGEVADINMVVPINLLKPILDDLVTRGKAAKPPRPWLGAFSAESDGQVVVMSVTEGGPAAKAGLRQGDVISDIRDGAVDGLADFYRKVWESGPAGAEIPMRVVRDGRETWLRVKSADRGSFLRKPQLQ from the coding sequence ATGACCATCAATCCCAATCCGCGCTCCGTCGTTGCCGTGCGCGCCACGGTTCCGGAAGATGCATTTACCGCCGGTGCGCTCGGCACGCGCCGCGAAGGCAGCGGCGTCGTCATCCGCGACAACGGGCTGGTGCTGACCATCGGCTATCTCATCACCGAGGCGGAGGAAGTGTGGCTGACCAGCCATGACGGCCGTGTCATTCCCGCCCACGCGCTGGCCTATGACCAGGAGACCGGCTTCGGCCTGGTGCAGGCGCTGGCGCCGCTCGGCCTGCCGGCGGTGCAGCTTGGCGACGCCGCCATGGCCAAGATCGGCGATGCCGTGGTGCTGACCGATGGCATCGGCCAGTCGGTCGAGGCCAAGATCGTCACCAAGCAGGAATTCGCCGGCTATTGGGAATATCTGCTGGAAGAGGCGATCTTCATCGCGCCGGCGCATCCATCCTGGGGCGGCGCGGCGTTATTCGGACCGGACGGCAAGCTGCTTGGCATCGGTTCGCTGCGCCTGCAAATGAGCCGCAATGGCGAGGTCGCCGACATCAACATGGTGGTGCCGATCAACCTCCTGAAGCCGATCCTCGACGATCTCGTCACGCGCGGCAAGGCTGCCAAGCCGCCACGCCCGTGGCTCGGCGCCTTCTCCGCTGAAAGCGATGGCCAGGTGGTGGTGATGAGCGTCACCGAAGGCGGCCCGGCGGCCAAGGCCGGCCTGCGCCAGGGCGACGTCATTTCCGACATCAGGGATGGCGCCGTCGATGGCCTCGCCGACTTCTACCGCAAGGTCTGGGAAAGCGGCCCGGCGGGCGCCGAAATTCCGATGCGGGTGGTGCGCGACGGCCGCGAAACCTGGCTGCGCGTCAAATCCGCCGATCGCGGCAGTTTCCTGCGCAAGCCGCAGCTGCAGTAA